The following are encoded together in the Adhaeribacter arboris genome:
- a CDS encoding GNAT family N-acetyltransferase, translating to MQIIELTASHSLNYKNFFLQGLRDHPDCFRTSPSDERWAYFPTEGTAESFTLAAVTEQEELMGVVSFERDTSRNMRHKALLYRMYVSNHFAGKGIGKTLIQNTLNRARQIPGLEQVYLTVIASNIKAKKLYSSFGFEPFSHEKNAIKTAAGIYYHEEQMVLFL from the coding sequence ATGCAAATTATTGAGTTAACCGCCAGTCACTCCTTAAACTATAAAAATTTCTTTCTGCAAGGCTTGCGCGACCATCCCGATTGTTTTCGCACCAGCCCCAGCGATGAAAGATGGGCTTATTTCCCGACGGAAGGCACTGCGGAAAGTTTTACCCTGGCAGCCGTTACCGAACAAGAAGAATTAATGGGAGTCGTTAGTTTCGAGCGCGATACGTCCCGGAACATGCGCCATAAAGCTTTACTCTACCGGATGTACGTGAGCAATCACTTTGCGGGCAAAGGAATTGGTAAAACTCTTATTCAAAACACCCTAAACCGGGCCCGGCAAATACCTGGATTGGAGCAAGTATATCTTACCGTAATCGCCAGTAACATAAAAGCTAAAAAATTATACAGCAGCTTTGGATTTGAGCCTTTTTCCCACGAAAAAAATGCTATTAAAACTGCGGCGGGTATTTACTACCACGAAGAACAAATGGTTCTATTTTTATAA
- a CDS encoding PhoH family protein encodes MTETQKAKRAPARKKTETPPKIKKIFVLDTSVILYDHSAVEHFEENDVAIPITVLEELDNFKKGNDIKNFEAREFIRFIDQLSHENKLQDWLPLKGKNKGNFRVLMTHDSPVDAEKVFNERKADHKILNSALQLQHERPDSKVILVTKDINLRLKARALNLPAEDYETGKVQNVNALYTGLDRLENVPASLINELYETGVSSNLEILKQEPQDNHYYILKSFKNSVLAYFNPVERRLERVDKLTGYGIKPRNAEQAFALHAIMNPMVKLVTIQGVAGTGKTLLTLAGAIEQRRNYKQIYLARPIVPLSNRDIGFLPGDIKSKINPYMEPLWDNLKFIQNQFVETSKEHQKLKELTEQEKLVITPLAYIRGRSLSNIFFIVDEAQNLTPHEIKTIITRAGENTKIVFTGDIYQIDTPYLDTQSNGLSYLIDKAKNHPLYAHITLLKGERSELANLANELL; translated from the coding sequence ATGACTGAAACCCAAAAAGCAAAAAGAGCTCCTGCCCGTAAAAAAACCGAAACGCCTCCCAAAATCAAGAAAATTTTTGTGCTGGACACCTCTGTTATTCTCTACGACCACAGTGCCGTGGAACATTTTGAAGAAAACGATGTCGCTATTCCGATTACCGTTTTAGAAGAACTCGACAATTTTAAAAAAGGAAACGACATTAAAAATTTTGAAGCCCGGGAATTTATTCGCTTTATCGACCAACTTTCGCACGAAAATAAGCTTCAGGACTGGTTGCCGCTCAAAGGCAAGAATAAAGGTAACTTCCGGGTATTAATGACCCACGACTCGCCGGTAGATGCCGAGAAAGTATTTAATGAACGTAAGGCCGACCATAAGATTTTAAATTCGGCGTTGCAGTTACAGCACGAACGACCCGATAGCAAAGTAATACTGGTTACCAAAGACATTAACCTGCGCTTAAAGGCCCGCGCTTTGAATTTGCCCGCCGAAGATTATGAAACCGGCAAGGTGCAAAATGTAAATGCTTTGTATACGGGCTTGGATCGCTTAGAAAATGTTCCGGCCAGTTTAATTAATGAATTATACGAAACCGGGGTATCCTCTAATCTGGAAATTTTAAAGCAAGAGCCCCAGGATAATCATTATTACATTCTAAAGAGTTTTAAAAATTCGGTTCTAGCCTATTTCAATCCGGTGGAGCGGCGTTTAGAGCGGGTAGATAAATTAACGGGTTATGGTATAAAGCCGCGCAATGCCGAACAAGCTTTTGCTTTGCACGCTATCATGAACCCAATGGTAAAACTGGTAACCATACAAGGAGTAGCCGGTACGGGTAAAACTTTGTTAACGCTGGCCGGCGCCATTGAGCAACGCCGCAACTACAAGCAAATTTACCTGGCGCGCCCTATTGTGCCGTTAAGTAACCGTGATATTGGCTTTTTACCCGGGGATATTAAGTCGAAAATAAATCCCTACATGGAGCCGCTCTGGGATAATCTTAAATTTATTCAGAACCAATTTGTAGAAACGAGTAAAGAGCACCAGAAATTAAAAGAGTTAACGGAGCAGGAGAAACTAGTTATTACTCCTCTGGCTTATATTCGGGGCCGGAGTTTATCGAACATTTTCTTTATCGTCGACGAAGCGCAGAATCTTACGCCGCACGAAATTAAAACTATAATAACGCGGGCCGGCGAAAATACAAAAATTGTGTTTACCGGTGATATTTATCAGATTGATACTCCTTACTTAGATACGCAAAGTAACGGTTTGTCTTATTTAATTGATAAAGCCAAAAACCATCCGCTATATGCCCATATAACATTACTGAAAGGAGAGCGGTCGGAGTTAGCTAACTTAGCCAACGAACTTTTATAG
- a CDS encoding toxin-antitoxin system YwqK family antitoxin: MKLLLRLGLLLVLGIATKPAAEAQVLKNIFGKNKTNKEKEHVGRWQYKEDKENPGQITSKGRFKNGKQVKKWKYFYPNGQIYLIEKYDSKKDFRILNATYYHTNGKIAHTGKAVQENTEKKIHYYWIGDWKYYNEDGTLRKTVIYEAGWPVKAIFPDGHEEKETAERYQSGPQLQSL; this comes from the coding sequence ATGAAATTATTACTTCGGTTAGGGCTGCTGCTGGTGCTCGGGATAGCCACAAAACCAGCAGCGGAAGCGCAGGTATTAAAAAATATTTTTGGCAAAAATAAGACAAACAAAGAAAAGGAACACGTTGGCCGTTGGCAGTACAAAGAAGACAAGGAAAATCCGGGTCAAATAACGAGTAAAGGTAGATTCAAGAATGGGAAGCAAGTAAAAAAATGGAAATATTTTTACCCGAATGGTCAGATTTATCTCATCGAAAAATACGATTCTAAAAAGGACTTCCGGATTTTAAATGCTACTTATTACCATACCAACGGTAAAATAGCGCACACCGGCAAAGCCGTACAAGAAAACACCGAAAAAAAGATTCATTATTATTGGATTGGCGATTGGAAGTACTACAACGAAGACGGCACTCTGCGCAAAACGGTAATTTATGAAGCTGGTTGGCCGGTTAAAGCTATTTTCCCGGACGGCCACGAAGAGAAAGAAACGGCCGAACGGTATCAATCTGGTCCACAATTGCAATCGTTATAG
- a CDS encoding AlbA family DNA-binding domain-containing protein, with translation MHDLLRLIANGENEQLDFKKTIKHPDKIARTLVSFANTRGGIILVGVQDNGSIVGIDPEEEKHTLQLAAQFYCDPPLSLNYNEIEHEKRLVLEVIIPESSIKPHLAKVKDDDWRGYVRVKDESVQTSKRASTTTRSEIALTDAARPLNLDEPDYQIVEFLKTNRRITLPQFMKLAHIPRRRAYRILVKLVLHGYLRLHDKEEEDYYTLR, from the coding sequence ATGCACGACCTCTTACGTTTAATTGCTAATGGGGAAAATGAGCAGTTGGATTTTAAGAAAACCATAAAGCACCCGGATAAAATTGCCCGTACCTTAGTTTCTTTTGCTAATACCCGGGGCGGCATAATATTGGTGGGCGTGCAGGATAACGGTTCTATCGTAGGTATTGATCCGGAAGAAGAGAAACATACCTTACAACTAGCCGCTCAGTTTTACTGCGATCCCCCGCTCTCGTTAAATTACAACGAAATTGAGCACGAAAAAAGGCTGGTGCTGGAAGTAATTATACCGGAAAGTTCTATTAAGCCTCACCTGGCTAAAGTAAAAGACGATGATTGGCGCGGTTACGTGCGGGTGAAAGACGAAAGTGTGCAAACGAGTAAAAGGGCAAGTACCACCACCCGTTCCGAAATAGCTCTAACCGATGCTGCCCGACCGTTAAACCTCGATGAACCTGATTATCAAATAGTAGAATTCTTAAAAACCAACCGGCGCATAACGCTTCCTCAATTTATGAAGTTGGCCCATATTCCGCGACGCCGGGCGTACCGCATACTGGTAAAATTGGTGCTGCACGGTTATCTGCGATTACACGATAAAGAAGAAGAAGATTATTATACCTTAAGGTAG
- a CDS encoding DUF3127 domain-containing protein — protein sequence MSFDVQGRLHEIFDEVQVSDKFRKREFVLEIPDGSFTQHVKFQLTQDKCNVIDQFKIGDEVKVNFNLSGKPFTKNGTTMYFTNLQAWRIESAGAAPVNSGGNNSSRAQQPATNSPFLTEEIDNDLPF from the coding sequence ATGTCTTTTGATGTTCAAGGAAGATTACACGAAATATTCGATGAAGTTCAGGTAAGCGATAAATTTCGCAAGCGCGAATTTGTGCTGGAAATTCCGGATGGTTCTTTTACGCAGCACGTTAAGTTTCAACTAACGCAGGATAAATGCAATGTGATTGATCAGTTTAAAATTGGCGATGAAGTAAAAGTAAATTTTAATCTTTCGGGTAAGCCTTTTACTAAAAACGGTACCACCATGTATTTTACGAATCTGCAAGCCTGGCGCATCGAAAGTGCTGGCGCTGCCCCAGTTAATAGCGGCGGAAATAACAGCAGTCGTGCGCAACAACCAGCCACTAATAGCCCATTCTTAACCGAAGAGATTGATAACGATTTGCCTTTTTAA
- a CDS encoding isoaspartyl peptidase/L-asparaginase family protein produces MNPIAIAIHGGAGTILRALMTDEKEKAYSQALQEAVERGHRILEKGESALKAVEETVRQLEDCILFNAGRGSVFTHEGQHEMDAAIMCGTTGMAGAVAGVRRVRNPISLATAVMQHSEHVLLSGEGAETFGRKVGAAFEPDDYFFDANRYEQWQAAKAEDTVLLDHNASYLTDKKFGTVGAVALDVAGNLAAATSTGGMTNKKFNRIGDSPIIGAGTYAHNATCAISCTGHGEYFMRAVVAYDVSCLIEYKGMTLAEACHYVVQNKLKKQGGEGGLIALNTQGEIILSFNSEGMYRASKRNNEPIYVGIYE; encoded by the coding sequence ATGAATCCAATTGCCATTGCTATTCACGGGGGAGCCGGCACTATTTTACGCGCTCTCATGACGGATGAAAAAGAGAAAGCTTATTCCCAAGCATTACAAGAGGCGGTAGAAAGAGGTCACCGGATTCTGGAAAAAGGGGAAAGCGCATTAAAAGCGGTAGAGGAGACTGTGCGTCAACTGGAGGATTGCATTTTGTTTAACGCCGGTCGCGGGTCGGTATTTACGCACGAAGGGCAGCACGAAATGGATGCCGCTATTATGTGCGGGACAACCGGAATGGCGGGAGCGGTAGCCGGGGTACGCCGGGTTCGTAATCCTATTTCTTTAGCCACGGCCGTTATGCAGCATTCGGAGCATGTTTTATTATCCGGAGAAGGCGCTGAGACCTTTGGCCGGAAGGTAGGAGCTGCTTTTGAACCCGACGACTATTTCTTTGATGCTAACCGGTACGAACAGTGGCAAGCCGCCAAGGCCGAAGATACCGTACTTCTAGATCATAATGCCTCCTATCTGACAGATAAAAAGTTTGGCACCGTGGGAGCCGTAGCTTTAGATGTTGCCGGCAATCTGGCGGCGGCCACTTCTACGGGCGGCATGACGAATAAAAAATTCAATAGAATAGGCGATTCGCCCATCATAGGAGCAGGAACTTATGCCCATAACGCTACTTGTGCCATTTCCTGTACGGGCCACGGCGAATACTTTATGCGGGCTGTCGTGGCCTATGATGTTTCTTGTTTAATTGAATACAAGGGTATGACGCTGGCCGAAGCTTGCCATTACGTAGTGCAGAATAAATTAAAAAAACAAGGCGGCGAAGGCGGGCTTATTGCATTAAACACCCAAGGCGAAATAATCCTATCTTTTAACTCGGAGGGTATGTACCGCGCCAGCAAACGCAACAACGAACCTATTTACGTGGGGATTTATGAGTAA